From a region of the Tateyamaria omphalii genome:
- a CDS encoding ParB/RepB/Spo0J family partition protein, giving the protein MASSDKKRGLGRGLSALMADVNEPTGPTTSSDGGEKRVPIERIKPNPNQPRRQFDAAPLEDLIASIKEKGVLQPLIVRPSGDGFEIVAGERRWRAAQQAQLHELPVLVRDFTDTEVLEVAIIENIQRADLNPIEEAAGYKQLMDRFGHTQEKMAEALGKSRSHIANLLRLLHLPEAIQTFVTDGSLSAGHARALITADDPVALAKKVIAGGLSVRATEALVKKGTEASGNKVFTGSAKPKAEKDADTRALEDDLSAATGVKVSLAHRPDGESGTLTLQYETLDQLDDLCRRLSAT; this is encoded by the coding sequence ATGGCGAGCAGTGATAAAAAGCGTGGTCTGGGTCGTGGTCTGTCCGCCCTTATGGCTGATGTGAATGAGCCGACAGGGCCGACGACGTCATCCGATGGGGGAGAAAAACGTGTCCCGATTGAGAGGATCAAGCCGAATCCCAATCAGCCGCGCCGCCAGTTCGACGCCGCTCCGCTTGAAGATCTGATTGCGTCGATCAAGGAGAAGGGCGTTCTTCAGCCGCTGATTGTCCGGCCATCCGGCGATGGGTTCGAGATTGTGGCGGGTGAACGTCGTTGGCGCGCAGCACAACAGGCGCAACTGCACGAACTTCCTGTCTTGGTGCGCGACTTTACAGATACTGAGGTTCTGGAAGTCGCCATTATTGAAAACATCCAGAGAGCAGATCTGAACCCGATTGAAGAGGCGGCGGGATACAAGCAGCTGATGGACCGCTTTGGCCATACGCAGGAAAAGATGGCGGAGGCGCTGGGTAAATCGCGCAGTCATATTGCCAATCTACTGCGGCTCTTGCATTTGCCAGAGGCCATTCAGACATTCGTGACGGATGGATCGCTGAGCGCTGGGCACGCGCGCGCGTTGATCACGGCAGATGATCCCGTTGCGCTTGCCAAGAAGGTCATCGCTGGTGGCCTATCCGTGCGGGCGACCGAAGCCTTGGTGAAAAAAGGAACAGAGGCGTCTGGAAACAAGGTATTCACAGGCTCTGCGAAACCAAAAGCCGAGAAGGACGCGGACACTCGCGCGCTCGAAGATGATCTGTCTGCGGCTACGGGCGTCAAAGTGTCTTTGGCGCACAGGCCAGATGGTGAATCTGGTACACTGACGTTGCAGTACGAAACGCTGGATCAACTGGATGATCTGTGTCGCCGGCTTAGTGCGACCTAG
- the hemW gene encoding radical SAM family heme chaperone HemW, translating into MAEDWEAGGFGLYVHWPFCAAKCPYCDFNSHVTNAVDHDAWRTALVSEVERVGALTPGRVLRSVFFGGGTPSLMAPSTVDAVLSAAARTWPMANDVEVTLEANPTSVEAEKFAAFRAAGINRVSMGIQALNDSDLRALGRLHSAAEGLAAFDVARSTFDRVSFDLMYGRQKQSVIQWERELQQALALNLDHISLYQLTVEPGTAFGDRYKRGQLRGLPDDDLSADMYALTQDICTAHNMPRYEVSNHARDGAESRHNLIYWRYGDYAGIGPGAHGRLTLNGSRIATEQQRMPTAWLQGDTRETSETLSGADQATEYVMMGLRLSEGIDMDRYTQLSGRSFNPTKLDELMDMGLISAYQNRLSVTYQGFSLLNGVLRSLLDN; encoded by the coding sequence TTGGCTGAGGATTGGGAAGCCGGCGGTTTCGGGCTGTATGTCCACTGGCCGTTTTGTGCGGCCAAGTGTCCCTACTGCGACTTCAACAGCCATGTGACCAATGCAGTCGATCATGATGCGTGGCGTACAGCGCTGGTGTCAGAAGTAGAACGCGTTGGCGCCCTGACGCCGGGCCGTGTACTGCGGTCCGTTTTCTTTGGCGGCGGCACGCCAAGCCTTATGGCGCCCTCCACAGTCGACGCCGTCTTGAGCGCTGCCGCTCGAACATGGCCGATGGCCAACGATGTCGAAGTGACGCTTGAGGCGAATCCAACCTCGGTAGAGGCCGAAAAATTCGCCGCATTCCGAGCGGCTGGCATCAACCGCGTGTCGATGGGGATCCAGGCGCTCAATGACTCCGATTTGCGCGCACTTGGCCGTCTACATAGCGCGGCAGAGGGTCTGGCCGCATTTGATGTCGCCAGATCAACCTTTGATCGCGTGAGTTTCGATCTCATGTATGGGCGTCAGAAACAGTCTGTCATCCAATGGGAGCGCGAACTTCAGCAAGCGTTGGCGCTCAACCTTGATCATATCTCCTTGTATCAACTGACGGTTGAGCCGGGAACAGCATTCGGAGATCGGTACAAACGGGGGCAACTGCGCGGTTTACCGGACGACGACCTGTCCGCCGACATGTACGCACTGACGCAGGACATTTGCACAGCACACAACATGCCACGCTACGAAGTGTCAAACCATGCGCGCGACGGCGCTGAGTCGCGGCACAACCTCATCTACTGGAGATACGGAGACTATGCCGGGATTGGCCCTGGCGCGCACGGGCGACTTACTCTGAACGGTTCCCGCATCGCCACTGAACAACAGCGGATGCCGACAGCTTGGCTGCAAGGCGACACTCGTGAAACATCCGAGACGCTTTCGGGCGCAGATCAGGCGACGGAATACGTGATGATGGGTTTGCGTCTAAGCGAAGGTATCGACATGGATCGATACACCCAGCTGTCTGGTCGCAGTTTTAACCCAACCAAACTTGATGAGCTAATGGATATGGGCCTGATATCTGCATATCAGAACCGTTTATCCGTTACATATCAAGGGTTTAGCCTTCTGAATGGAGTGTTGAGGTCGCTCCTGGACAACTAG
- the rdgB gene encoding RdgB/HAM1 family non-canonical purine NTP pyrophosphatase, whose amino-acid sequence MSRRFDGDKILVATHNAGKLEEMEQLFHPFGVSVVGAKDMNLPEPDETETTFVGNARIKAQAAVKATGLPALADDSGIEVDGLDGAPGVYTADWAETPNGRDFMMAMTRTNSELVERQAAQPWTARFCSTLVLAWPDGHEEVFAGTVEGTLVWPVRGKLGHGYDPMFQPIGHDRTFAEMSADEKNAISHRADSFKKLIAGCFG is encoded by the coding sequence ATGAGCCGGCGCTTTGATGGCGACAAGATACTGGTCGCCACACACAACGCAGGTAAGCTGGAAGAGATGGAGCAACTGTTCCACCCCTTTGGCGTGTCGGTCGTTGGAGCCAAGGACATGAATCTGCCCGAACCGGACGAGACCGAAACGACATTTGTCGGCAACGCGCGGATCAAGGCTCAAGCAGCAGTCAAGGCCACGGGCCTCCCTGCCCTCGCAGACGATTCCGGGATCGAGGTCGATGGCTTGGATGGCGCGCCCGGTGTGTACACCGCGGATTGGGCCGAAACACCAAACGGCCGCGACTTCATGATGGCCATGACACGCACAAATTCCGAACTGGTGGAACGCCAGGCGGCACAGCCTTGGACAGCGCGATTCTGCTCGACGCTCGTACTGGCCTGGCCGGATGGACATGAGGAGGTTTTCGCCGGAACGGTCGAGGGCACCTTGGTCTGGCCGGTCCGCGGCAAGCTGGGCCACGGCTATGACCCGATGTTCCAACCCATCGGCCACGACCGCACCTTTGCCGAAATGTCGGCGGACGAGAAAAACGCGATCAGCCACAGGGCCGACAGTTTCAAGAAACTGATCGCAGGTTGCTTTGGCTGA
- the rph gene encoding ribonuclease PH, whose product MRPSGRELSEMRSVSIETGFTKHAEGSALIKVGDTHVLCTATIEDRVPPFIKGSGLGWVTAEYGMLPRATNTRMRREAASGKQGGRTVEIQRLIGRSLRAGVDRVALGERQITVDCDVLQADGGTRCAAITGGWVALRLAVNKLMKAGDVITDPLISPVAAISCGIYAGQPVLDLDYPEDSDAGVDGNFIMTGDKQLIEVQMSAEGATFSRDQMNALMDLAEKGVGELVALQQGATA is encoded by the coding sequence ATGCGCCCCTCTGGTCGAGAACTGAGCGAAATGCGGTCTGTTTCCATCGAAACAGGCTTTACCAAACACGCCGAGGGGTCCGCCCTGATCAAGGTGGGCGACACACATGTTCTGTGCACCGCAACAATCGAGGATCGTGTGCCGCCCTTCATCAAGGGGTCTGGGTTGGGTTGGGTCACCGCAGAATACGGTATGTTGCCCCGGGCAACAAACACCCGCATGCGTCGCGAAGCTGCGTCCGGAAAGCAGGGCGGTCGTACGGTCGAGATTCAGCGGTTGATCGGGCGTTCCCTGCGGGCGGGCGTGGACCGGGTTGCATTGGGAGAACGCCAGATCACAGTGGATTGCGACGTTTTGCAGGCCGATGGCGGGACACGCTGTGCCGCCATCACCGGCGGCTGGGTCGCGCTGCGGCTGGCTGTGAACAAACTGATGAAAGCCGGTGATGTCATCACCGATCCGCTGATCTCACCCGTCGCGGCGATCAGTTGCGGAATCTATGCGGGCCAACCCGTGCTCGACCTCGACTATCCCGAAGACAGCGATGCAGGCGTTGATGGCAACTTCATCATGACCGGTGACAAGCAATTGATCGAAGTGCAGATGAGCGCCGAAGGCGCGACATTCTCGCGCGATCAGATGAATGCCTTGATGGACTTGGCAGAAAAAGGGGTCGGAGAGCTGGTCGCTTTGCAACAAGGCGCCACAGCATGA
- the hrcA gene encoding heat-inducible transcriptional repressor HrcA, with amino-acid sequence MTDTQKLLDEMNDRSREVFRRVVEGYLDSGDPVGSRTLTRDFSEKVSAATIRNVMQDLEFMGLLDSPHVSAGRIPTQRGLRMFVDGLLEVGVPDESDREKIDATLGSNERDVGGLLDRVGSALSGVTQGASLVLTPKHEAAIKHLDFVPLGPQQALVVLVFADGHVENRLFQPPPGQTPSSMREAANFLNAMIEGRTLSEVKTIMQREIADRRQEIDSLAHALVESGLASWTGEGDTPERLIVRGRANLLDNSSEAEDLDRIRSLFDDLERKRDIAEFLDLTQDGDGVRIFIGSENKLFSLSGSSLVVSPYMNADRKIIGAVGVIGPTRLNYGRIVPIVDYTAQLVGRMLTDRNER; translated from the coding sequence ATGACCGACACGCAGAAACTGCTGGACGAAATGAATGACCGCTCGCGAGAGGTGTTTCGCCGTGTGGTCGAGGGGTATCTGGATTCCGGCGATCCTGTCGGCTCTCGCACCCTGACGCGTGATTTCAGTGAAAAGGTCAGTGCCGCGACGATCCGCAACGTGATGCAGGACTTGGAATTCATGGGCCTGCTCGACAGCCCGCATGTCAGCGCGGGCCGTATCCCGACGCAACGTGGCTTGCGAATGTTTGTCGATGGGTTGCTGGAAGTTGGGGTGCCGGACGAGTCCGATCGTGAAAAGATCGACGCCACACTGGGCTCAAATGAACGTGACGTGGGCGGTTTGCTGGATCGCGTCGGCTCCGCTTTGTCGGGTGTGACCCAGGGCGCGTCATTGGTCCTGACGCCAAAGCACGAGGCCGCGATCAAGCATCTGGATTTTGTACCTTTGGGGCCCCAACAAGCGCTGGTGGTTCTGGTCTTTGCCGATGGGCATGTCGAAAACCGCTTGTTTCAGCCGCCACCCGGGCAAACGCCGTCGTCCATGCGAGAGGCGGCCAACTTCCTGAACGCGATGATCGAAGGGCGCACGCTGAGTGAGGTGAAAACCATCATGCAGCGGGAGATCGCGGACCGGCGGCAAGAGATCGATTCGCTGGCGCACGCGCTGGTCGAAAGTGGTCTTGCGTCGTGGACCGGCGAGGGGGACACGCCAGAACGCCTGATCGTGCGCGGGCGTGCCAACCTGCTCGACAACTCGTCTGAGGCAGAGGATCTGGACCGCATCCGATCCCTTTTTGACGATCTTGAACGCAAGCGTGACATCGCCGAATTTCTGGACCTGACCCAGGACGGCGACGGTGTGCGCATTTTTATTGGTTCAGAGAACAAACTTTTCTCACTTTCGGGTTCCTCTTTGGTGGTTTCCCCATATATGAACGCGGATCGAAAGATTATCGGAGCGGTTGGGGTCATTGGACCCACGCGGCTGAACTACGGCCGGATCGTTCCGATTGTGGATTACACAGCCCAGCTGGTCGGGCGGATGCTGACGGACCGCAATGAAAGGTGA
- a CDS encoding nucleotide exchange factor GrpE: protein MAEPKNDEFLDDIDMAEEEVYADEMAEIDDEALELDQLRAERDELKDRFMRALADAENARKRSDKDRREAENYGGSKLARDMLPVYDNMKRALESATDEQREVSAALLEGVELTMRELLNVFKKHGIERISPEVGDAFDPQLHQAMFEAPVPGTKAGDIIQVSAEGFMLHDRLLRPAQVGVSSTPAS from the coding sequence ATGGCTGAGCCGAAGAATGATGAATTCCTTGATGACATCGATATGGCGGAGGAAGAAGTCTATGCCGATGAGATGGCAGAGATTGATGACGAGGCGCTGGAACTTGATCAATTGCGCGCCGAGCGGGATGAACTGAAAGATCGGTTCATGCGTGCCCTCGCCGACGCCGAAAATGCGCGCAAACGGTCGGACAAAGACCGGCGTGAGGCCGAGAACTATGGCGGGTCCAAACTCGCCCGCGATATGCTGCCCGTTTACGACAACATGAAGCGTGCGCTTGAATCAGCAACGGATGAACAGCGTGAAGTGTCCGCAGCCCTGCTTGAGGGTGTTGAGCTGACCATGCGCGAGCTGCTGAACGTGTTTAAAAAACACGGGATCGAACGGATTTCGCCCGAGGTCGGTGACGCCTTTGATCCGCAATTGCATCAGGCCATGTTCGAAGCGCCGGTGCCAGGGACCAAGGCGGGGGACATCATTCAGGTGTCTGCCGAAGGTTTCATGCTGCACGACAGACTGCTGCGCCCGGCGCAGGTTGGGGTGTCATCGACACCTGCAAGCTAA
- the mutS gene encoding DNA mismatch repair protein MutS produces MSVTPMMAQYLEIKEAHPGALLFYRMGDFYEMFFDDAVAAAEALDIALTKRGKHDGADIPMCGVPVHAAEGYLLTLIRKGFRVAVCEQMESPAEAKKRGSKSVVKRDVVRLVTPGTLTEDTLLEARRHNFLAAFADVRSEGALAWVDISTGAFSVMSLDMPLLGPELARLAPSELIVTDAKEADLRPVVEDFGISISTLGGAAFDSTAGAERLGTLFGVKTLEAFGTFTRAEVGAMGALVEYLEITQKGKLPLLRPPRQEVQARTVQIDAATRRNLELTSALSGGRSGSLLSVIDRTATAAGARLLERRLASPSRVLETISARSDAVEYSVENPDFTSAVRDALKRVPDMDRALSRLSLDRGGPRDLAALRNGLGQAQALFDAQPDTLPDLLARAFRDLSGHGDLIDRLEHDLVAEPPLLARDGGFIAAGCEPELDEARQLRDEGRSVIAKMQQDYATQSGVQSLKIKHNNVLGYFIEVTTTHADKMMSPPLNETFIHRQTTANQIRFTTVDLSDLETKILNAGSRALEIEKRLYEGLRSLVLDNAALISQTANALAEIDLSVGLATLATAQDWCKPHLDTSRSVDITGGRHPVVEHALSQQGGTPFIANDCELNAEGGAAVWLLTGPNMSGKSTFLRQNALIAILAQMGSFVPAQAAHIGLVSQIFSRVGASDDLARGRSTFMVEMVETAAILNQADDRALVILDEIGRGTATYDGLSIAWATLEHLHDVNKSRALFATHYHEMTALAGKLDGVENATVSVKEWDGEVIFLHEVKRGAADRSYGVQVAQLAGLPPAVITRARVVLDALESGEREGGATQKTLIDDLPLFSATPPPAPTKTKASPALEMLETVHPDELTPREALDLIYKLKDAAKS; encoded by the coding sequence ATGTCAGTCACGCCGATGATGGCGCAATATCTCGAGATAAAGGAGGCGCATCCCGGCGCGCTTCTGTTCTATCGCATGGGCGATTTCTACGAGATGTTCTTTGACGATGCCGTCGCCGCGGCCGAGGCTTTGGACATTGCCCTGACAAAACGCGGCAAGCACGACGGCGCAGACATTCCGATGTGTGGCGTGCCGGTTCATGCCGCCGAAGGTTACCTGCTGACGCTGATCCGCAAAGGGTTTCGCGTTGCCGTCTGCGAACAGATGGAAAGTCCGGCGGAAGCAAAAAAGCGTGGGTCCAAGTCGGTCGTCAAGCGCGATGTTGTGCGCCTTGTCACGCCAGGCACGTTGACCGAAGACACGCTATTGGAAGCGCGAAGGCACAACTTCCTCGCCGCTTTCGCCGATGTGCGAAGCGAAGGGGCGCTGGCCTGGGTCGATATCTCCACCGGTGCTTTTTCGGTCATGTCGCTTGATATGCCTCTGTTAGGGCCTGAATTGGCGCGGCTGGCACCATCGGAGTTGATCGTGACGGACGCCAAGGAAGCAGACCTGCGGCCCGTGGTCGAAGACTTCGGGATCTCAATCTCGACCTTGGGCGGTGCCGCATTTGACAGCACGGCAGGCGCGGAACGGCTGGGCACCTTGTTCGGGGTGAAGACGCTGGAGGCCTTTGGCACCTTTACACGGGCCGAGGTCGGCGCGATGGGCGCATTGGTGGAATACCTGGAAATCACGCAGAAGGGCAAACTGCCCCTTCTTCGCCCACCCAGGCAAGAGGTGCAGGCGCGGACGGTTCAGATTGATGCCGCAACACGCCGCAATCTCGAACTGACATCCGCATTGTCTGGCGGGCGCAGTGGATCACTGCTGTCCGTGATCGACCGAACAGCGACAGCTGCAGGTGCAAGACTTCTGGAACGGCGACTTGCATCGCCTTCCCGCGTGTTAGAGACGATTTCGGCACGTTCGGACGCTGTGGAATACAGCGTTGAAAACCCTGATTTTACATCCGCAGTTCGGGATGCCTTGAAACGCGTGCCGGATATGGACCGCGCCTTGTCGCGGTTATCACTGGACCGCGGCGGCCCGCGCGACCTCGCCGCGCTGCGCAACGGACTGGGTCAGGCGCAAGCCCTGTTCGACGCGCAACCGGACACCCTGCCTGATCTACTGGCGCGTGCGTTCCGCGATCTTTCAGGACATGGGGACCTGATCGACCGCTTGGAACATGACCTTGTGGCTGAACCGCCGCTCCTTGCACGCGATGGCGGGTTCATTGCTGCGGGCTGTGAGCCGGAATTGGACGAAGCGCGGCAGCTGCGGGACGAGGGGCGGTCCGTCATCGCAAAGATGCAGCAGGACTATGCGACGCAATCCGGGGTGCAATCACTGAAAATCAAGCACAACAACGTGCTTGGATACTTTATCGAAGTCACAACGACCCACGCCGACAAGATGATGTCGCCGCCGCTGAATGAGACGTTTATCCACCGGCAAACGACCGCGAACCAAATCCGATTCACGACCGTTGACCTGTCCGACCTCGAAACCAAAATTCTGAACGCAGGTAGCCGGGCGCTTGAGATTGAAAAGCGTCTCTACGAGGGGCTTAGGTCTCTGGTGTTGGATAATGCCGCGCTTATCAGCCAAACCGCGAATGCTCTTGCAGAGATCGACCTGTCCGTCGGTTTGGCGACGTTGGCCACCGCTCAGGATTGGTGCAAACCGCACCTCGACACATCGCGCAGCGTTGACATCACCGGCGGCCGGCATCCCGTGGTCGAACACGCGCTGTCCCAGCAGGGCGGCACGCCGTTCATTGCAAATGACTGCGAACTGAATGCGGAAGGTGGCGCAGCGGTCTGGCTTCTGACCGGTCCGAACATGTCGGGTAAGTCGACATTTCTGCGGCAAAACGCGTTGATCGCGATCCTCGCCCAGATGGGCAGTTTTGTCCCGGCGCAGGCAGCGCATATCGGATTGGTCAGCCAGATCTTCAGTCGCGTGGGCGCGTCCGATGACCTTGCCCGAGGGCGATCAACCTTCATGGTCGAGATGGTGGAAACCGCGGCCATCCTGAACCAGGCCGATGACCGCGCGCTGGTGATTTTGGATGAGATCGGTCGGGGCACTGCAACCTATGACGGGTTGTCGATTGCCTGGGCCACGCTGGAACACTTGCACGACGTGAACAAATCCCGCGCGCTTTTTGCGACGCACTATCACGAGATGACCGCGCTCGCCGGAAAGCTGGACGGCGTGGAAAACGCAACCGTCTCGGTCAAGGAATGGGACGGCGAGGTCATCTTTCTGCACGAGGTGAAGCGGGGCGCGGCGGACCGATCCTATGGCGTGCAAGTCGCGCAACTTGCTGGCCTGCCACCCGCTGTCATCACACGCGCGCGCGTGGTCTTGGATGCGCTGGAATCCGGTGAGCGTGAAGGGGGCGCCACACAGAAAACACTGATCGACGATCTGCCGCTCTTCTCCGCCACGCCGCCGCCTGCCCCCACAAAAACCAAAGCCTCGCCCGCATTGGAGATGCTTGAAACCGTTCACCCCGACGAACTCACACCACGAGAAGCGTTAGACCTGATCTACAAACTGAAAGACGCGGCCAAGTCCTGA